Proteins from one Ipomoea triloba cultivar NCNSP0323 chromosome 1, ASM357664v1 genomic window:
- the LOC116020455 gene encoding cold-regulated protein 28-like yields the protein MEESHRTAPPPGCGIPASSPSCTDEFTGSTADASFLTAENFRDALHHTANAKLGDCTRWTNEKHNLYLDILEASFVKQLYQSTLLSRCSEQNKNNRNVVKELPAKMDRVFEQFPALQASCNKNNIERDQPALYTATPSSHAQQLYEADLHKCHKLHSEKKCLQEKRKFPCGLAKRSELHTDLQNSVCSMTEGSGQNFVDGCEENTDRKRRKAATGDISSHEVHDQIVPCGKFDSPTIASST from the exons ATGGAAGAGAGCCACCGGACGGCGCCACCGCCGGGGTGTGGAATTCCGGCATCGTCGCCCAGTTGTACCGATGAGTTTACTGGTTCGACCGCTGATGCGTCCTTCTTAACTGCCGAGAATTTTAGAGATGCTTTACATCACACTGCGAATGCAAAACTG GGTGATTGTACAAGATGGACAAATGAGAAGCACAACTTATATCTTGATATTCTGGAAGCATCCTTTGTTAAACAGTTGTACCAGTCAACTTTGCTTTCCAGGTGCTCAGAGCAGAACAAGAATAATAGAAATGTGGTCAAGGAGCTGCCAGCCAAAATGGATAGAGTTTTCGAACAG tTTCCTGCTTTACAAGCTTCTTGTAACAAGAACAACATTGAAAGGGATCAGCCTGCATTGTATACTGCTACACCCAGTTCTCATGCTCAACAACTGTACGAGGCAGATCTCCATAAATGTCATAAGCTTCATAGTGAGAAGAAATGCTTGCAAGAAAAGCGGAAATTTCCATGTGGACTTGCAAAGAGATCTGAGCTTCATACAGACTTGCAGAACTCAGTTTGCAGTATGACAG AAGGTTCAGGTCAAAACTTTGTAGATGGTTGTGAAGAGAACACAGACAGGAAAAGGAGAAAGGCAGCCACAGGAGACATATCTAGCCATGAGGTCCACGACCAA ATTGTGCCTTGCGGAAAGTTTGATAGTCCAACAATTGCCAGCTCTACTTAA
- the LOC116011820 gene encoding uncharacterized protein LOC116011820 has protein sequence MEAANAFANLSLAELGEEETVQQLDGISLRQPEPEIVYLAVGRLVTAKPIRFHFFKDTMASIWQPVMGMNVMELKPRLYLFRFFHKKELDRIIDDGPWMYEQSLLLLKKLEPHEDPEAVTLSHADFWIQIHGLPVGCRSEAVLQAIGQFVGGLIKMDEKNFDGSLRAFYRIRVALNVSKPLKKGMRLKKDDGEWFTILFQYERLPTFCFLCGMIGHGEKQCAKWLEEGEQQKEKPFSPSLRAGTRRNIPTSGEQWIAPDTYADRKLWRASGKETAMDNSAEKVVVGDSRRDTILNPSNYVSHNTINNTFFKESGKQNIGTHISGDVEMGTPDTTSALEASTAGGKGGNNNGGNPPPGSNQPTQPFSCNNIENKEAQKNKGKEKVQTTLTTTIVTQMVENANDGILDVVDQKRQRVGEYGSGSGMDTMAMDVETLGSKNGDAAGLAMQARPEL, from the coding sequence ATGGAAGCAGCAAATGCATTTGCCAACCTCTCTCTTGCCGAACTAGGTGAGGAGGAGACTGTACAACAGTTAGATGGAATCTCCCTACGTCAGCCAGAGCCAGAAATCGTATACCTTGCAGTTGGCAGACTTGTCACAGCAAAACCGATTAGATTCCACTTCTTCAAGGATACAATGGCATCAATATGGCAACCTGTAATGGGGATGAATGTGATGGAGCTAAAGCCCAGGCTCTACCTTTTTCGGTTCTTTCACAAGAAGGAATTAGATCGTATTATTGACGATGGCCCATGGATGTATGAACAAAGTTTACTGCTGCTGAAGAAACTAGAGCCACATGAAGATCCTGAAGCAGTTACTTTGAGCCATGCTGATTTTTGGATTCAAATCCACGGCCTTCCGGTGGGATGCCGTTCGGAGGCAGTACTGCAAGCAATAGGACAGTTTGTAGGCGGACTGATAAAAATGGATGAAAAAAATTTCGACGGTTCGCTACGAGCTTTCTACAGAATTCGGGTGGCCCTAAACGTCTCAAAACCGTTGAAGAAAGGAATGCGGTTGAAGAAGGATGATGGGGAATGGTTCACTATTCTCTTCCAGTATGAGCGTCTACCTACATTCTGCTTCCTATGCGGAATGATAGGGCATGGCGAGAAGCAATGTGCGAAGTGGCTGGAGGAAGGAGAAcagcaaaaagaaaaaccatTCAGTCCATCATTACGAGCAGGAACCCGGCGAAACATCCCTACGTCCGGTGAACAGTGGATCGCTCCGGATACCTATGCCGACAGGAAATTATGGAGGGCCTCGGGAAAAGAAACGGCAATGGACAATAGTGCGGAAAAAGTGGTGGTGGGGGACTCGAGGAGAGATACCATACTTAATCCCAGCAACTATGTTTCCCACAATACAATAAACAATACTTTTTTCAAGGAAAGTGGGAAACAGAATATAGGCACCCATATTTCAGGGGATGTAGAGATGGGCACGCCAGATACCACTAGCGCCTTGGAAGCCAGTACTGCAGGCGGTAAGgggggaaacaacaacggtggTAATCCACCACCTGGTTCAAACCAACCTACCCAACCTTTTTCATGCaacaatattgaaaataaagaagcacAAAAGAACAAAGGCAAAGAAAAAGTGCAGACCACATTGACGACTACTATAGTAACCCAGATGGTTGAAAATGCCAATGATGGTATACTGGATGTGGTTGATCAGAAACGGCAAAGGGTGGGCGAATATGGAAGTGGCAGTGGCATGGATACTATGGCTATGGACGTGGAAACCTTGGGGTCAAAAAACGGGGATGCGGCGGGACTTGCTATGCAAGCCCGCCcagaattatga
- the LOC115997356 gene encoding ferredoxin--nitrite reductase, chloroplastic-like, with translation MASLSVKFLALSLQIHHANKLPAKTTSRLHATPPQTVAASPPPEIDAARLEPRVEERDGYFVLKEKFRQGINPQEKVKIEKEPMTLFMENGIEELANTPFEEIEQSKLTKDDIDVRLKWLGLFHRRKHHYGRFMMRLKLPNGITTSAQTRYLASVIRKYGKDGCADITTRQNWQIRGVVLPDVPEILRGLEQVGLTSLQSGMDNVRNAVGNPVAGIDPEEIVDTRPYNNLLSQLITANSRGNPAFSNLPRKWNVCVVGSHDLYEHPHINDLAYMPAMKDGRFGFNLLVGGFFSAKRCAEAIPLDAWVPADDIFPVCKAILEAFRDLGARGNRQKARMMWLIDELGIEGFRAEVVKRMPEQELERAAPEDLIQKDWERRDYFGVHPQKQQGYSFIGLHIPVGRLQADDMDDLARLADQYGSGELRLTVEQNIIIPDIQTSNIASLLKEPLLTKFSPEPPILMKGLVACTGSQFCGQAIIETKARALKITEEVQRHVSVSRPVRMHWTGCPNTCGQVQVADIGFMGCLARNTEGKAVEGADVFLGGKIGSDSHLGEVYKKGVPCDDLVPLIVELLVERFGGVRRQREEDED, from the exons ATGGCATCCCTCTCCGTTAAGTTCTTAGCACTTTCGTTGCAGATTCATCACGCCAATAAGCTGCCCGCCAAGACTACTAGCAGACTCCACGCCACGCCGCCGCAGACGGTGGCGGCCTCACCGCCGCCCGAGATTGACGCCGCAAGGCTCGAGCCCAGAGTGGAGGAAAGAGATGGGTACTTCGTGCTTAAGGAGAAGTTCAGGCAAGGCATAAATCCTCAAGAGAAAGTCAAGATTGAGAAGGAGCCTATGACATTGTTCATGGAAAACGGCATTGAAGAGCTTGCTAACACCCCTTTTGAAGAGATTGAGCAGTCCAAACTTACTAAGGATGATATTGATGTTAGACTCAAATGGCTTGGCCTTTTCCATAGGAGAAAGCATCATT ATGGTAGATTTATGATGAGATTGAAGCTACCAAACGGGATAACAACGAGTGCACAAACAAGGTATCTAGCAAGTGTAATCAGGAAATATGGGAAAGATGGATGCGCTGACATTACTACAAGGCAGAATTGGCAGATCAGAGGTGTCGTGCTTCCTGATGTGCCGGAAATCCTCAGGGGACTCGAACAAGTAGGCTTGACAAGTCTGCAAAGCGGCATGGACAACGTTAGAAATGCGGTCGGGAACCCTGTCGCCGGAATTGATCCGGAAGAAATCGTCGACACCAGGCCGTACAACAATCTGCTATCCCAATTAATCACCGCAAATTCGCGAGGCAATCCCGCTTTCTCTAACCT GCCAAGGAAATGGAATGTGTGTGTAGTAGGGTCTCATGATTTGTACGAGCATCCTCATATCAATGATCTTGCGTACATGCCCGCCATGAAAGATGGGCGTTTTGGGTTTAATTTGCTTGTGGGCGGATTCTTCAGTGCGAAGCGCTGCGCCGAGGCCATCCCTCTCGACGCTTGGGTTCCTGCAGATGATATATTTCCAGTATGCAAAGCCATTCTGGAAGCTTTCCGGGATCTGGGCGCCAGAGGGAACAGACAGAAGGCAAGAATGATGTGGTTAATTGATGAACTT GGAATAGAAGGATTCAGGGCAGAGGTAGTGAAGAGAATGCCTGAGCAAGAACTGGAAAGGGCAGCACCAGAAGACCTGATTCAGAAAGATTGGGAGAGGAGAGACTACTTCGGCGTTCATCCACAGAAACAGCAAGGCTACAGCTTCATCGGCCTTCACATTCCGGTGGGTCGTCTTCAAGCCGACGACATGGACGACCTCGCTCGTTTAGCAGACCAGTACGGTTCCGGAGAGCTGCGCCTCACCGTCGAGCAAAACATCATAATCCCCGACATCCAAACCTCAAACATAGCCTCCCTGCTAAAAGAGCCACTCCTGACCAAATTCTCCCCGGAGCCGCCGATCCTGATGAAAGGCCTAGTGGCCTGCACGGGCAGCCAGTTCTGCGGGCAGGCCATAATCGAGACAAAGGCGCGCGCCCTGAAGATAACGGAGGAGGTCCAGCGACACGTGTCGGTGAGCCGGCCGGTGAGGATGCATTGGACAGGGTGCCCCAACACGTGCGGCCAAGTTCAGGTTGCCGACATCGGATTCATGGGATGTTTGGCGAGAAACACGGAGGGGAAGGCGGTTGAAGGTGCGGATGTTTTCTTGGGCGGGAAAATCGGGAGTGATTCGCATTTGGGGGAGGTTTACAAGAAGGGTGTTCCCTGTGATGATTTGGTGCCATTGATCGTTGAACTTCTGGTTGAGCGCTTCGGAGGTGTTCGACGGCAGAGGGAAGAAGACGAAGATTAA
- the LOC116020755 gene encoding abscisic acid 8'-hydroxylase 4 — protein sequence MEIVSSIIYILFLSALLSYCISRKQAAKRKENLRLPPGSMGWPYIGETLQLYSQDPNIFFSNKQKRYGDIFKTHILGCPCVMLASPEAARFVLVTHSSLFKPTYPKSKEKLIGPSALFFQQGNYHSQVRKLVQSSLSPEVLRKLVPDIEAIAITSLESWANKQIINTFQEMKKFSFEVGILAIFGHLDKKYRDALKENYCIVDKGYNSFPTNLPGTVYNKATVARKRLNQILSEIICERKEKKVLERDLLGHLLNFKDEKGQALREDQIADNIIGVLFAAQDTTASALTWVLKYLHDDQKLLETVKAEQTVIYRSNSEEKKSLNWAQTRNMPLTYRAILESLRMSSIISFTFREAVVDVFYDGYFIPKGWKVMPLFRNIHHNPEFFTDPQNFDPSRFEVAPKPNTYMPFGNGAHSCPGNELAKLEMLILVHHLVTNYGWEAISSQGMIQYSPFPVPYQGLPARFWKEINSLQQSI from the exons ATGGAGATCGTCTCATCTATCATCTATATCCTCTTTCTCTCTGCTCTTCTCTCGTATTGCATATCAAGGAAACAAGCAGCGAAAAGGAAAGAGAACTTAAGGCTGCCGCCGGGTTCAATGGGATGGCCTTATATAGGAGAGACTCTCCAACTCTATTCTCAGGACCCTAACATCTTCTTTTCTAATAAGCAAAAGAG ATATGGAGATATATTTAAAACACACATACTTGGATGCCCTTGTGTTATGCTGGCTAGCCCTGAAGCTGCTCGGTTCGTGCTGGTAACTCACTCCAGCTTGTTCAAACCCACATACCCAAAGAGCAAAGAGAAGCTGATTGGTCCTTCTGCACTGTTCTTTCAACAAGGGAATTATCATTCTCAAGTGAGGAAGCTTGTCCAGAGCTCATTGTCACCGGAGGTCCTTCGCAAACTAGTTCCTGATATTGAAGCCATTGCCATTACTTCCCTGGAATCATGGGCCAACAAGCAGATTATTAACACATTCCAGGAGATGAAGAAG TTCTCATTTGAAGTGGGTATACTTGCCATTTTCGGTCATCTGGACAAAAAGTATAGGGATGCTCTGAAGGAGAATTACTGCATAGTAGATAAAGGCTACAATTCTTTCCCCACAAATTTACCAGGAACTGTGTATAACAAGGCCACAGTG GCAAGGAAAAGGCTTAATCAGATTCTCAGTGAGATAATATGCGAAAGGAAAGAGAAGAAAGTCTTGGAGAGGGATCTTTTAGGGCATCTGCTGAACTTCAAAGACGAAAAAGGTCAGGCTCTAAGGGAGGACCAAATAGCAGATAACATCATTGGAGTGCTTTTTGCTGCTCAGGATACAACAGCTAGTGCTTTAACTTGGGTTCTCAAGTATCTCCATGATGACCAGAAACTATTAGAAACTGTAAag GCAGAACAAACAGTAATATACAGATCAAACAGTGAAGAGAAGAAATCTTTAAATTGGGCTCAAACAAGAAATATGCCACTAACATATAGG GCCATATTAGAGAGTTTGAGGATGTCAAGCATTATATCTTTCACCTTCAGAGAAGCTGTAGTTGACGTGTTTTATGATG gatattttattccaaaaggATGGAAGGTGATGCCATTATTTAGAAACATTCATCATAATCCTGAGTTTTTCACAGACCCTCAGAATTTTGATCCATCTAGGTTCGAG GTTGCACCAAAACCCAATACCTATATGCCATTTGGCAATGGTGCACATTCTTGCCCTGGAAATGAGCTTGCCAAACTAGAGATGCTGATTTTAGTTCATCATCTAGTTACCAATTACGG GTGGGAAGCAATTAGTTCCCAAGGTATGATACAGTATAGCCCATTCCCAGTACCTTATCAGGGACTCCCAGCCAGGTTTTGGAAAGAGATCAACAGTCTACAACAGTCTATTTAG